From Podospora bellae-mahoneyi strain CBS 112042 chromosome 3, whole genome shotgun sequence, the proteins below share one genomic window:
- a CDS encoding hypothetical protein (EggNog:ENOG503P1ZG; COG:S), with the protein MPPRRLFGPQYLSCFYCGHTTKLRNDGSTTHFRCLSCDADNYRDRNGEPVDPPVARTNTSTPAPRYAVPRPGSPPASPANSVFCKTCLNNQRLLSASLAQYLPDSDESDDSDNGERESQFDEFRITQERIYPQMCAECEPKVRQRLDQAAYTAKTDTLRRMMDRNSNIRRKIYIQSRMPIKILNGIGRLLWVLGFVLQLVWHSLLSTTNTNQIPYSSWLPLSDTLLKWSIGATVLGVWWNPRLLDMIAGNSRQVTGLFRWYLIQFIAVFSRIYLRVAPDSANAALRKLPFQTNLQIIGATAATILFLMSWQSVGLKPLPVIKPTAKQSNQSSLRGRPVAKKTPASSGAKPRASSAKKDTIKSLGDLLDELEHIESSPPEPKRPSTAASTVYDLSPLRRARDEPRAPRMGFTHTLEAQQLTNSLTSIQELDSMNLVSPSFFQEPPQRQVNYSAEMEWEPAPPQQQVSSHRAFSTQGQRKAQPFGAAPVEPKKGPFWYKVPPAPVTPAQRAFNPPNQPRLRPSPVQGQEIQFRGTGTPQKQLTSSRHYEPAPEFAPATFFAQPGPDDPRNELTGMFSGSFSLEHESPKEEKPQSTWLGRLRNRTPASNKKK; encoded by the exons ATGCCGCCGCGACGCCTATTTGGACCGCAGTACCTGTCGTGCTTTTACTGTGGCCATACCACCAAACTGCGCAACGATGGCAGTACAACACACTTCCGGTGTCTCTCTTGCGATGCCGACAACTATCGCGATAGG AATGGCGAGCCGGTCGACCCTCCAGTGGCACGAACTAATACTTCGACGCCCGCACCTCGATACGCTGTCCCACGCCCTGGGTCCCCTCCAGCAAGCCCGGCCAACTCAGTCTTTTGCAAGACGTGCTTAAACAACCAACGTCTTTTGAGTGCCAGTCTTGCCCAATATCTTCCCGATTCGGACGAGTCCGACGATTCAGACAACGGGGAGCGAGAGAGCCAGTTTGATGAGTTTCGCATTACCCAAGAGCGCATCTATCCCCAGATGTGTGCCGAGTGTGAGCCCAAAGTCCGGCAGCGTCTAGACCAGGCGGCCTACACAGCCAAGACCGATACCCTTCGGCGCATGATGGACCGCAACTCCAACATTCGGCGCAAGATTTACATCCAGTCGAGGATGCCTATAAAGATACTGAACGGCATTGGGAGATTGCTGTGGGTGTTGGGCTTTGTGTTACAACTTGTGTGGCATAGTTTGCTCTCTaccacaaacaccaaccagaTCCCATATTCCTCTTGGCTGCCATTGTCAGACACATTGCTGAAATGGAGCATTGGAGCCACagttttgggggtttggtggaaTCCACGGTTGTTGGATATGATAGCTGGAAACAGCAGGCAGGTTACCGGGCTATTTCGCTGGTATTTGATTCAGTTTATTGCCGTCTTCTCGCGTATATATTTGCGTGTTGCTCCAGACTCTGCAAATGCTGCTTTGCGGAAGTTGCCCTTCCAAACCAATTTGCAAATCATCGGCGCGACTGCTGCCACCATA CTATTTTTGATGTCATGGCAGTCGGTCGGCCTCAAGCCTTTGCCTGTAATCAAACCAACCGCGAAACAATCAAACCAGTCCTCATTACGGGGGAGACCAGTCGCAAAGAAGACGCCTGCCTCTTCCGGAGCCAAACCCAGAGCCTCCAGTGCGAAGAAGGACACCATAAAGTCTCTGGGAGATCTGCTGGATGAGCTGGAGCATATTGAGAGCTCCCCTCCAGAACCAAAACGACCAAGCACAGCAGCATCTACTGTCTATGATTTGTCACCCCTCAGACGCGCGAGGGATGAGCCGCGTGCACCACGAATGGGCTTTACACATACCTTGGAAGCCCAGCAGCTTACCAACTCTCTTACTAGCATTCAAGAGCTTGACTCGATGAATCTTGTCTCACCGTCCTTTTTTCAGGAGCCCCCTCAAAGGCAGGTCAATTATTCTGCAGAAATGGAGTGGGAGCCAGCGCCACCGCAACAGCAGGTCTCCTCGCATCGCGCTTTCAGCACTCAGGGCCAACGCAAGGCTCAGCCGTTTGGGGCTGCCCCAGTAGAACCCAAGAAGGGTCCGTTCTGGTACAAAGTCCCGCCGGCTCCAGTAACGCCTGCGCAGAGAGCATTTAACCCTCCGAACCAACCAAGACTGAGACCAAGCCCGGTGCAAGGTCAAGAAATTCAGTTCCGGGGCACTGGGACGCCCCAGAAGCAGTTGACTAGCAGTCGGCACTATGAGCCCGCGCCAGAATTTGCTCCAGCAACCTTCTTTGCGCAGCCAGGTCCGGATGACCCGAGAAACGAACTGACCGGCATGTTTTCGGGCAGTTTCAGTCTCGAGCACGAGAGTCCGAAGGAAGAAAAGCCACAGTCGACATGGCTTGGAAGATTGCGGAACAGAACACCGGCATCAAACAAGAAGAAGTAG